The following proteins come from a genomic window of Micromonospora zamorensis:
- a CDS encoding RNA polymerase sigma factor — protein sequence MTPDVEHLLRTEAPQVLGALVRRFGHFDIAEDAVQEALLVASRAWPTDGVPEHPRSWLIRIGYRRMVDLLRTDQARRRRERHAGLSELAMRDPARRARPVSETDESLTLLLLCCHPALSPTSQVALTLRAVGGLTTTEIAYAHGTNENTMGARISRAKQQLTRVGARFTPPNDADRDSRMKAVMQVLYLIFNEGYTASSGDQLARVDLTREAIRLTRMLRDALPDDPEVTGLLALMLLTESRRAARTDGDELVPLDEQDRTRWDPELIREGTELIDSVWRRRAIGTYQLQAAIAAVHAAAASPDRTDWPQIAALYLGLERLTPTAPVRLSRVVAVAHAYGPARGLALLDDLNRSYHLDEEPLTRQRERAIRAHLLEMTGDTVGAAGRYREAAALSRNQVEQRYLQRRAHALG from the coding sequence GTGACACCTGACGTCGAGCATCTGCTGCGCACCGAGGCGCCGCAGGTTCTCGGCGCGCTGGTGCGGCGCTTCGGCCACTTCGACATCGCCGAGGACGCGGTACAGGAGGCACTGCTCGTCGCGAGCCGGGCGTGGCCGACGGACGGCGTACCGGAACACCCGCGCAGCTGGCTGATCCGGATCGGGTACCGGCGGATGGTCGACCTGCTCCGCACCGACCAGGCCCGACGACGCCGCGAGCGGCACGCCGGCCTGAGCGAGTTGGCGATGCGGGATCCGGCCCGACGCGCGCGCCCTGTCTCGGAGACCGACGAGAGCCTCACACTCCTGCTGCTGTGCTGCCACCCCGCGCTGAGCCCCACCTCCCAGGTGGCGCTCACCCTGCGCGCGGTCGGCGGCCTGACGACCACGGAGATCGCATACGCCCACGGGACGAACGAGAACACCATGGGCGCCCGGATCAGCCGCGCCAAACAGCAACTGACCCGCGTCGGCGCACGATTCACACCGCCGAACGACGCCGACCGCGACAGCCGCATGAAGGCCGTCATGCAGGTGCTCTACCTGATCTTCAACGAGGGCTACACCGCCTCCAGCGGGGACCAACTCGCCCGCGTGGACCTGACCCGGGAGGCGATTCGGCTGACCCGCATGCTCCGTGACGCCCTGCCGGACGACCCCGAGGTGACCGGGCTACTCGCTCTGATGCTGCTGACCGAGTCGCGGCGCGCAGCCCGTACCGACGGCGACGAGCTGGTGCCGCTGGACGAGCAGGACCGGACCCGGTGGGATCCCGAGCTGATCCGCGAGGGCACCGAGCTGATCGACAGCGTTTGGCGGCGGCGCGCGATCGGCACGTACCAGCTACAGGCGGCGATCGCCGCCGTGCACGCCGCGGCCGCGTCCCCGGACCGGACGGACTGGCCACAGATCGCGGCACTGTACCTGGGACTGGAACGGCTCACTCCAACCGCGCCGGTACGGCTGAGCCGGGTGGTCGCGGTCGCGCACGCGTACGGGCCGGCCCGGGGGCTGGCCCTGCTCGACGACCTCAACCGGAGCTACCATCTGGACGAGGAACCGCTGACCCGGCAACGCGAACGCGCGATCCGCGCACACCTGCTCGAGATGACAGGTGACACGGTCGGCGCGGCGGGGCGGTACCGGGAAGCTGCCGCCCTGAGCCGGAACCAGGTCGAACAGCGGTACCTCCAACGCCGAGCCCACGCCCTCGGCTGA
- a CDS encoding YciI family protein → MKYLLLGYTPAAAWDAATAGTPSEEALAAFAAYQRFEQELFETGEFVSSEGLGHPAVSTTIRRTPTGVVATDGPFVELKEVLASFAVIDVSSQERAVEIVSRMVDVLGEPMEIRPIMGEDFVA, encoded by the coding sequence ATGAAGTACCTGCTGCTCGGCTACACGCCGGCCGCCGCCTGGGACGCCGCGACCGCCGGCACCCCGTCCGAGGAGGCGCTGGCCGCTTTCGCCGCGTACCAGCGGTTCGAACAGGAGCTGTTCGAGACCGGCGAGTTCGTCAGCAGCGAAGGGCTCGGCCACCCGGCGGTCAGCACCACGATCCGCAGGACCCCGACCGGCGTGGTGGCCACCGATGGCCCGTTCGTTGAGCTCAAGGAGGTCCTGGCCAGCTTCGCGGTGATCGACGTGAGCAGCCAGGAGCGCGCTGTCGAGATCGTCTCGCGGATGGTCGATGTTCTCGGCGAGCCGATGGAGATCCGGCCGATCATGGGTGAGGACTTCGTGGCATGA
- a CDS encoding DUF998 domain-containing protein, which produces MATISTVPTRRRSSERLLLAGTLAGPVFFASAVTQMLTREGYDITRHPISQLATGPLGWIQITTFVLAGLGAIALAVGLRRALTEGTGRRALPIFVGIFGAGLVAAGVFTMDPEYGFPVGTPAGPVDEMSWHSIAHSAAAAAAFTALAIAAIVLAIRHIRRRAALLAVLNGLAALILLMPMSPSHMSIQIAVNGLVAFTWTTVVALSLRRSSWSA; this is translated from the coding sequence ATGGCCACCATCTCCACCGTTCCCACCCGCCGCCGCTCGTCCGAGCGCCTGCTCCTCGCCGGCACCCTCGCCGGACCGGTCTTCTTCGCCTCGGCCGTGACCCAGATGCTCACCCGGGAGGGTTACGACATCACGCGGCACCCGATCAGCCAGTTGGCCACCGGGCCTCTCGGCTGGATCCAGATCACCACGTTCGTGCTCGCCGGCCTCGGCGCGATCGCCCTCGCTGTCGGTCTCCGGCGTGCCCTCACCGAGGGCACCGGTCGGCGTGCGCTGCCAATCTTCGTCGGGATCTTCGGTGCCGGGCTCGTCGCGGCCGGGGTGTTCACAATGGATCCGGAGTACGGCTTCCCGGTAGGGACCCCGGCCGGGCCGGTCGACGAGATGTCCTGGCACAGCATCGCGCACTCGGCGGCGGCCGCCGCCGCCTTCACCGCGCTGGCCATCGCCGCCATCGTGCTCGCCATCCGTCACATCCGCCGTCGGGCCGCCCTGCTGGCGGTGCTGAACGGCCTCGCCGCACTCATCCTGCTGATGCCGATGTCGCCGAGCCACATGAGCATCCAGATCGCCGTGAACGGCCTGGTCGCCTTCACCTGGACGACGGTCGTCGCCCTCTCCCTGCGCCGTTCGAGCTGGTCGGCGTAG
- a CDS encoding ABC transporter substrate-binding protein, with translation MRPRVVAAAGGAIALVVALGACSENTGEGTTVNTDRKQTGVIATDPKDSQGPAAEVSGAAKGGVFSVIRESPISHLDPQRTYSFAGLMANPLWSRYLTTWKDDGKGGLVLVGDLAETPGKNVNNDCKVWEFTVKDGVKFEDGRPITSKEIAYGIARSFDPDLSGGPTYIQEWLADTPQFDTKWDFKKNKTSLPPGLSTPDAKTLRFEFAKPRCDLPFAVSLPTTAPLPADKDTGVDLDKQPFSSGPYKVAKNQVGVQITLDRNPNWDPNTDPVRHQYPDQFVWSFGPTADAANNRVIADNGADQSALAFNTVPASLVAKVAGDASLKSRTLLSPTPSANQLVINNQRVTDLKVRQALNYAIDREGMIKALGGQTVAAPLTTLMPPATIGYKAYDAYPAGANGNVEKVKELLGGKTPELVLGVADNSTEQQQGAQLKANLERAGFKITVRNISDDAKLDEIKKKNNPWDLYIGNWAADWPSGASILPVLYDGRTIKAEGNSNQSYFNDPAINAEMDRILALPPADQGPEWAKLDERIMKEHAPVVPFYVDVAYNVHGSKAGGIFISSVFGYPSFVNAHVKP, from the coding sequence ATGAGACCACGCGTGGTGGCTGCCGCAGGCGGCGCGATCGCTCTGGTTGTGGCATTGGGTGCGTGCTCGGAGAACACGGGCGAGGGCACCACGGTGAACACTGACCGGAAGCAGACCGGGGTCATCGCGACCGACCCCAAGGACTCGCAGGGGCCGGCGGCCGAGGTGAGCGGCGCTGCGAAGGGCGGCGTCTTCAGCGTCATCCGGGAGTCGCCGATCTCCCACCTCGACCCGCAGCGGACGTACTCGTTCGCCGGTCTGATGGCGAACCCCCTCTGGTCCCGCTACCTGACCACCTGGAAGGACGACGGCAAGGGCGGCCTGGTCCTGGTGGGCGACCTGGCCGAGACGCCGGGCAAGAACGTCAACAACGACTGCAAGGTCTGGGAATTCACCGTCAAGGACGGGGTGAAGTTCGAGGACGGTCGGCCGATCACCTCCAAGGAGATCGCGTACGGCATCGCCCGCTCCTTCGACCCGGACCTCTCCGGCGGCCCGACCTACATCCAGGAGTGGCTGGCCGACACCCCGCAGTTCGACACCAAGTGGGACTTCAAGAAGAACAAGACGTCGCTGCCGCCCGGCCTGAGCACGCCGGACGCGAAGACCCTGCGCTTCGAGTTCGCCAAGCCCCGCTGTGACCTGCCGTTCGCGGTCTCGCTGCCGACCACCGCGCCGCTGCCCGCCGACAAGGACACCGGCGTCGACCTGGACAAGCAGCCGTTCTCGTCCGGGCCGTACAAGGTCGCCAAGAACCAGGTCGGCGTGCAGATCACCCTGGACCGCAACCCCAACTGGGACCCGAACACCGACCCGGTCCGCCACCAGTACCCGGACCAGTTCGTCTGGAGCTTCGGCCCGACCGCGGACGCCGCCAACAACCGGGTGATCGCCGACAACGGCGCCGACCAGAGCGCGCTCGCCTTCAACACCGTGCCCGCCTCGCTGGTCGCCAAGGTCGCCGGGGACGCGTCGCTCAAGTCGCGGACGCTCCTCTCGCCGACTCCGAGCGCCAACCAGCTCGTCATCAACAACCAGCGGGTCACCGACCTGAAGGTGCGTCAGGCGCTCAACTACGCCATCGATCGCGAAGGCATGATCAAGGCGCTCGGCGGTCAGACCGTCGCCGCGCCGCTGACCACGCTGATGCCGCCGGCCACCATCGGCTACAAGGCGTACGACGCGTACCCGGCGGGCGCCAACGGCAACGTGGAAAAGGTCAAGGAGCTGCTCGGCGGCAAGACGCCGGAGCTGGTTCTCGGTGTCGCCGACAACTCGACCGAGCAGCAGCAGGGTGCCCAGCTCAAGGCCAACCTGGAGCGGGCCGGCTTCAAGATCACCGTCCGGAACATCTCGGACGACGCGAAGCTCGACGAGATCAAGAAGAAGAACAACCCCTGGGACCTGTACATCGGTAACTGGGCGGCGGACTGGCCCAGCGGGGCGTCGATCCTGCCGGTGCTCTACGACGGCCGCACCATCAAGGCCGAGGGCAACAGCAACCAGTCCTACTTCAACGACCCGGCGATCAACGCCGAGATGGACCGCATCCTGGCCCTGCCCCCGGCCGACCAGGGACCGGAGTGGGCCAAGCTCGACGAGCGGATCATGAAGGAGCACGCGCCGGTGGTGCCGTTCTACGTCGACGTGGCCTACAACGTGCACGGGTCCAAGGCCGGCGGGATCTTCATCTCCAGCGTCTTCGGCTACCCGTCGTTCGTGAACGCGCACGTCAAGCCGTAA
- a CDS encoding ABC transporter permease, which yields MARFLLKRLFSATLTLFAVSVLTFLMFFALPRDPVSSICSKNCNPERLERVRDDLGLNDPLVSQYAGYMKGIVTGRDLGSAQGGRCDAPCLGWSYVTNEAVSDTIARVLPVTLSIVIPAAILWLLLGVGLGMVSALRRGTWLDRLAIGFSLTGASLQLYFVGAVLLLVFVYNLRLLPVPSYTSLFDNPAKWASGLVLAWVALAFLFSAIYARLSRAQMLETLSEDFVRTARAKGLAKPKVYGRHALRAAITPVVTIAGLDVGGALGGTVITETTFGIQGLGRTAVDAVRSGDLPTIMATVLIAAVFVVLANVLVDLLYAAIDPRVRLR from the coding sequence ATGGCGCGATTTCTGCTCAAGCGACTCTTCTCCGCCACGCTGACCCTCTTCGCGGTGAGCGTGTTGACCTTCCTGATGTTCTTCGCCCTGCCGCGCGACCCGGTCAGCAGCATCTGCTCGAAGAACTGCAACCCGGAGCGGCTGGAGCGGGTCCGCGACGACCTGGGCCTGAACGACCCCCTGGTCAGCCAGTACGCCGGCTACATGAAGGGCATCGTCACCGGTCGCGACCTGGGCAGCGCCCAGGGTGGCCGGTGTGACGCGCCCTGCCTGGGCTGGTCGTACGTCACCAACGAGGCCGTCTCGGACACCATCGCCCGGGTGCTGCCGGTGACGCTGAGCATCGTGATCCCGGCGGCGATCCTGTGGTTGCTGCTCGGGGTCGGCCTTGGCATGGTCTCCGCGTTGCGGCGGGGCACCTGGCTGGACCGCCTGGCCATCGGCTTCTCGCTGACCGGGGCCTCGTTGCAGCTCTACTTCGTGGGCGCGGTGCTGCTGCTGGTCTTCGTCTACAACCTGCGGCTGCTGCCGGTGCCGAGCTACACGTCCCTCTTCGACAATCCGGCGAAGTGGGCCAGTGGGCTGGTGCTCGCCTGGGTGGCGCTGGCCTTCCTCTTCTCGGCGATCTACGCCCGGCTGTCCCGCGCGCAGATGTTGGAGACGCTGTCCGAGGACTTCGTCCGGACCGCGCGGGCCAAGGGCCTGGCCAAACCCAAGGTGTACGGGAGACACGCGCTGCGCGCGGCGATCACCCCGGTGGTGACCATCGCCGGGCTGGACGTGGGCGGGGCGCTGGGCGGCACGGTGATCACCGAGACGACGTTCGGCATCCAGGGGTTGGGGCGTACGGCGGTGGACGCGGTGCGCTCGGGTGACCTGCCCACGATCATGGCAACGGTGCTGATCGCGGCCGTCTTCGTGGTGCTGGCGAACGTGCTGGTGGACCTGCTCTACGCGGCCATCGACCCACGGGTGCGTTTGCGCTGA
- a CDS encoding ABC transporter permease codes for MSLSPVEGLALAEIESDPDATTPAAKGVVGRSPGQLAWMRLRRDRTAVVSGVLLVFFLVLGLAAPLIEMAYGIGPREQFQNLLDGFGMPLGYVGGVTGDHWFGLEPNLGRDIFIRLIYGLRTSLFVAFAAALITATIGVVLGALAGYLGGWLDAVINWITDLTLAMPFLIIALALTPTVTLRFYGERGQVSSAFGVGVLIAVFAIFGWTSTARLVRGQVIALREREFVEAARASGAGLGHMLFRQLLPNIWAPILVSFSLAVPQFITSEAALSFIGVGLSDETPSFGRMIYDSLDFLQTDPAYVFFPGIMIFALVFAFNLFGDALRDALDPKSSR; via the coding sequence GTGAGCCTGTCCCCGGTGGAGGGTCTGGCGCTGGCCGAGATCGAGTCCGACCCGGACGCGACCACGCCCGCCGCGAAGGGCGTCGTCGGCCGCTCACCCGGTCAGCTGGCCTGGATGCGACTGCGACGCGACCGGACGGCCGTGGTCAGCGGCGTACTCCTGGTCTTCTTTCTGGTGTTGGGGTTGGCCGCCCCGCTGATCGAGATGGCCTACGGGATCGGGCCGCGGGAGCAGTTCCAGAACCTGCTGGACGGTTTCGGCATGCCACTGGGCTATGTCGGCGGTGTCACCGGGGACCACTGGTTCGGCCTGGAGCCGAACCTGGGTCGGGACATCTTCATCCGGTTGATCTACGGGTTGCGGACGTCGCTGTTCGTCGCGTTCGCGGCGGCGCTGATCACCGCGACGATCGGGGTCGTGCTGGGCGCGCTCGCCGGCTACCTCGGCGGCTGGCTCGACGCCGTGATCAACTGGATCACCGACCTGACCCTGGCCATGCCCTTCCTGATCATCGCGCTGGCGCTCACCCCCACCGTCACGCTGCGCTTCTACGGTGAGCGGGGGCAGGTGTCGTCCGCCTTCGGGGTGGGCGTGCTGATCGCCGTCTTCGCCATCTTCGGCTGGACCAGCACGGCCCGGCTGGTTCGCGGGCAGGTGATCGCGCTGCGCGAGCGGGAGTTCGTGGAGGCGGCCAGGGCCAGCGGGGCTGGGCTGGGGCACATGCTCTTCCGGCAGCTGCTGCCCAACATCTGGGCGCCGATCCTGGTGTCGTTCTCCCTGGCGGTGCCGCAGTTCATCACCAGCGAGGCCGCGCTGTCGTTCATCGGTGTCGGTCTCAGCGACGAGACCCCGAGCTTCGGCCGGATGATCTACGACAGTCTGGACTTCCTCCAGACCGACCCGGCGTACGTGTTCTTCCCGGGCATCATGATCTTCGCGCTGGTGTTCGCCTTCAACCTCTTCGGCGACGCGTTGCGTGACGCGCTCGACCCGAAGTCGTCCCGGTAG
- a CDS encoding ABC transporter ATP-binding protein, translating to MTDEPLLRVRGLTKHFPVRQGLRATGLVRAVDGLDFDVRPGETLGLVGESGCGKTTTGRMLVRLLEPTSGSIEFDGRDITHAGRRELRPLRQELQIIFQDPYASLNPRHTVGRIVAMPLQVNGIKPPGGVKARVQELLELVGLNPEHYNRYPHEFSGGQRQRIGIARALALRPKLIVADEPVSALDVSIQAQVVNLLRNLQRELGLAFVFIAHDLAVIRHFSQRVAVMYLGRIVEIGDRADIYERPQHPYTRALLSAIPDVTQLGPAGRIRLTGDVPTPLNPPSGCRFRTRCWKAQDVCAAEEPALVPRDGGRQATACHFPEVAAPIFEEVPS from the coding sequence ATGACCGACGAACCACTGTTGCGGGTGCGCGGGCTGACCAAGCACTTCCCGGTACGCCAGGGGCTGCGCGCCACTGGCCTGGTGCGGGCGGTGGACGGCCTCGACTTCGACGTGCGACCCGGCGAGACGCTCGGGTTGGTGGGGGAGTCGGGCTGCGGCAAGACGACCACCGGTCGGATGCTGGTGCGGCTGCTGGAGCCGACGAGCGGCAGCATCGAGTTCGACGGGCGGGACATCACGCACGCCGGCCGGCGGGAGCTGCGTCCGCTGCGTCAGGAACTCCAGATCATCTTCCAGGACCCGTACGCCTCGTTGAACCCCCGCCACACCGTGGGCCGGATCGTGGCGATGCCGTTGCAGGTCAACGGGATCAAGCCGCCGGGTGGCGTGAAGGCCCGGGTGCAGGAGTTGCTGGAGCTGGTCGGGTTGAACCCGGAGCACTACAACCGGTACCCGCACGAGTTCTCCGGCGGTCAACGTCAGCGCATCGGCATCGCCCGCGCGCTGGCCCTGCGGCCCAAGCTGATCGTCGCCGACGAGCCGGTCTCCGCGCTGGACGTCTCGATCCAGGCGCAGGTGGTCAACCTGCTGCGCAACCTGCAACGGGAGCTGGGCCTGGCGTTCGTGTTCATCGCGCACGACCTGGCGGTGATCCGGCACTTCAGCCAGCGGGTCGCGGTCATGTACCTGGGTCGGATCGTGGAGATCGGCGACCGGGCGGACATCTATGAACGACCCCAGCACCCGTACACCCGGGCGCTGCTCTCGGCGATCCCGGACGTCACCCAGCTCGGCCCGGCGGGCCGGATCCGGCTGACCGGTGATGTGCCGACCCCGCTCAACCCGCCGTCGGGCTGCCGGTTCCGCACCCGCTGCTGGAAGGCGCAGGACGTCTGCGCCGCCGAGGAGCCGGCGCTGGTGCCGCGCGACGGTGGTCGGCAGGCCACCGCGTGCCACTTCCCCGAGGTGGCGGCTCCGATCTTCGAGGAGGTGCCGTCGTGA
- a CDS encoding ABC transporter ATP-binding protein → MPAQRSDEDAYLRVRDLRVRFDTEDGVVRAVDGVSFAVERGRTLGIVGESGSGKSVTSLAILGLHDAKRTTITGEISVGGRQVVGLGDEEVRRLRGRDMAMIFQDPLSALHPYYTVGRQIAEAYRVHHPKANRREARQRAVDMLDRVGIPQPARRFDQYPHEFSGGMRQRAMIAMSLVNDPALLIADEPTTALDVTVQAQILDLLADLQAEFHSAIILITHDLGVVGQVADDVLVMYGGRAIERGTVEQVLRSPQHPYTWGLLSSVPSLHGDADADLVPIPGNPPSLINLPSGCAFHPRCRYADRAGSRSRSEVPELRAAGADGHLVACHLSAEERAAFYAEDVASVGVAR, encoded by the coding sequence GTGCCGGCACAGCGCTCCGACGAGGATGCCTACCTGCGGGTGCGTGACCTGCGGGTCCGGTTCGACACCGAGGACGGCGTGGTGCGCGCGGTCGACGGCGTGTCGTTCGCCGTCGAGCGGGGCCGCACCCTCGGCATCGTGGGTGAGTCCGGTTCCGGCAAGAGCGTCACCTCGCTGGCCATCCTGGGCCTGCACGACGCCAAGCGGACCACCATCACCGGGGAGATCTCCGTCGGTGGCCGTCAGGTGGTCGGCCTCGGCGACGAGGAGGTACGCCGGCTGCGCGGCCGGGACATGGCGATGATCTTCCAGGATCCCCTGTCGGCGCTGCACCCGTACTACACGGTGGGTCGGCAGATCGCCGAGGCGTACCGGGTGCACCACCCGAAGGCCAACCGGCGCGAGGCCCGCCAGCGGGCGGTCGACATGCTGGACCGGGTGGGCATCCCGCAGCCGGCGCGCCGCTTCGACCAGTACCCGCACGAGTTCTCCGGTGGCATGCGCCAGCGGGCGATGATCGCGATGTCCCTGGTCAACGATCCGGCGCTGCTGATCGCCGACGAGCCGACCACCGCACTGGACGTCACCGTGCAGGCGCAGATCCTGGACCTGCTCGCCGACCTCCAGGCCGAGTTCCACTCCGCGATCATCCTGATCACCCACGACCTTGGCGTGGTCGGCCAGGTCGCCGACGACGTGCTGGTCATGTACGGGGGTCGCGCCATCGAGCGGGGCACCGTCGAGCAGGTGCTCCGCTCGCCGCAGCACCCGTACACCTGGGGGTTGCTATCCAGCGTGCCGTCGCTGCACGGCGACGCGGACGCGGACCTGGTGCCGATCCCCGGCAACCCGCCCAGCCTGATCAACCTGCCGTCCGGCTGCGCGTTCCACCCCCGCTGCCGGTACGCGGACCGCGCCGGCAGCCGCTCCCGCAGCGAGGTGCCCGAGCTGCGAGCGGCCGGGGCGGACGGCCACCTGGTCGCCTGCCACCTGAGCGCGGAGGAGCGGGCCGCGTTCTACGCCGAGGACGTCGCATCCGTGGGGGTGGCCCGATGA
- a CDS encoding TldD/PmbA family protein: MTEFDAASAAVQAALDAGARYADARVMHRRYESMTARNGDVEELTQDESIGIGVRALVGASWGFYAVPDLSDAAARDAGRRATRTAMASARVPGPPVDLVPAEAVTASWSSGCQIDPLGVPLSDKGDLLVGATRTMAEHGADLAEGLYQVWDTAKWFVSSEGHRIDQRIRECGGGISATSIGDGETQRRSWPSYRGQYGTTGWELVESLDLAAHAAQIAEESRALLTAPLCPAGETDLILGGEQLALQIHESVGHAIELDRILGWEAAFAGTSWLDLAQLGSLRYGSELMNITIDPTIPGALGSFGFDDEGSPAVKRDAVRDGRWVGVLAGRDSAAMASLDYGGSVRADGWARLPMVRMTNVGLEPGPHTLEEIIAATDDGVLMDLNRSWSIDDKRLNFQFGCEVGWEIKKGRRGRMLRNPTYTGIGPLFWRSMDMLSSETVSWGTPNCGKGQPGQIGHTGHPAAPARFRNVRVGVSA, encoded by the coding sequence ATGACCGAATTCGACGCGGCCAGTGCCGCCGTCCAGGCCGCCCTCGACGCGGGCGCCCGGTACGCCGACGCGCGGGTGATGCACCGCCGCTACGAGTCGATGACCGCGCGCAACGGCGACGTGGAGGAGCTGACCCAGGACGAGAGCATCGGCATCGGTGTCCGGGCACTTGTCGGTGCGAGTTGGGGCTTCTACGCCGTACCCGATCTATCCGACGCCGCCGCCCGCGACGCCGGCCGGCGCGCGACGCGGACGGCCATGGCGAGCGCGCGGGTGCCGGGCCCACCTGTCGACCTGGTTCCGGCCGAGGCGGTCACCGCGAGCTGGTCCTCCGGCTGCCAGATCGACCCGCTCGGGGTGCCCCTGTCGGACAAGGGTGACCTGCTGGTCGGCGCGACCCGCACGATGGCCGAGCACGGCGCCGACCTGGCCGAGGGCCTCTACCAGGTCTGGGACACCGCGAAGTGGTTCGTCTCCAGTGAGGGCCACCGGATCGACCAGCGGATCCGCGAGTGCGGCGGCGGCATCTCCGCCACCTCCATCGGTGACGGCGAGACGCAGCGCCGGTCCTGGCCGAGCTATCGGGGGCAGTACGGCACCACGGGATGGGAGCTGGTCGAGTCGCTCGACCTGGCCGCGCACGCCGCGCAGATCGCCGAGGAGTCCCGGGCGCTGCTGACCGCGCCGCTCTGCCCCGCGGGCGAGACCGATCTGATCCTCGGCGGCGAGCAGTTGGCCCTTCAGATCCACGAGTCGGTCGGGCACGCCATCGAGTTGGACCGGATCCTCGGCTGGGAGGCGGCGTTCGCCGGCACGTCCTGGCTGGACCTGGCGCAGCTCGGCTCGCTGCGCTACGGCTCCGAGCTGATGAACATCACCATCGATCCCACGATCCCCGGCGCGTTGGGCAGCTTCGGCTTCGACGACGAGGGTTCCCCGGCGGTCAAGCGGGACGCGGTGCGCGACGGTCGCTGGGTGGGGGTGCTCGCCGGCCGGGACTCCGCCGCCATGGCCAGCCTCGACTACGGCGGCAGCGTACGGGCCGACGGGTGGGCCCGACTGCCGATGGTGCGGATGACCAACGTCGGTCTGGAACCGGGCCCGCACACCCTGGAGGAGATCATCGCGGCCACCGACGACGGCGTGCTGATGGACCTCAACCGGTCCTGGTCGATCGACGACAAGCGGCTCAACTTCCAGTTCGGCTGCGAGGTCGGCTGGGAGATCAAGAAGGGGCGGCGGGGGCGGATGCTGCGCAATCCCACGTACACCGGGATCGGCCCGCTCTTCTGGCGCTCGATGGACATGCTGTCCAGCGAGACGGTCTCCTG